The DNA window CGGGCCCAACGGCGCCATGCTCAGTGCCGGCGGCAACCTGACCGACATTGGTGCCTGGTATCTCGGCCGCCCCGCGACCGGCGTGAGCCCCACCGCCGGCTCCCTCGGCTTCCGTGCGGCTGTCCCGCGgggcgccatggccgccgtcggggcggcgctggccgcggtgCTGCTcctataaaggctaaggTCGCCAGCCTGGATCTACCCAAATCTTTGGAATGTTTTGATTATCCGGGCTTTCCCAGACCTGATGTGCATATTCTCAGCTGCGAATGGCGATGCATTGTATTTATCCTTCCGACTTTTGCGGTCCAAAACACGCATATAGACGGCGTCGGGTGCTTGCATAGACCGTGGGACATCAAAGGGTTGGCGCGACAGTCGCCTGCACTAGGAAGGGGATATGGCGTGGCGCTGAGCGGTGTCTCTTCGCCAGACTGACATCCATCACGTACGATAgcggcgcagcggcagcagggaGCTCGTCGCAGGGGTGCGGTGCAATTGCCGTTGTgcggcgtcgtcctcgcctCACCTTCCGCGTTTGAATCGACAAGCTGAGGCCTAAGACATTTCCAAGCACAATCCGTGTCCTCCCGTCCTATCGCGCCGATCGTGAGTGCGGCGCTGCACAAGCGGTCTGGACTGGCGTCGACGTGCGGCATCCCAAGACGGGCTCGTACATACTCCGTTCGCTGCCGTTGCTTGTCGTCTCCCGGCCCAATGCTCGTTGCCATGCGTCCGTGTTGATGGCCGATCTACGAACGAAAGAAGCCGCTGTTGACAGCCCCGTCGCGGTTGAGGACGCCAGGCCCTGTACGCCCACCAGTTCCAGGGCATCATCGAGGTGCTTCCACCCACACCCTGATGGCGGCCATGGTGCTGGGCTTGGGGGTGGCCGGGCTGGTGCTGCTATACGCGCTGCCGCGTGGCCGCGCCTTCGCGCCGGGCCTGCTGGTCGACTTCTATTGCCTGGCACTACTCACTGCGTGCATCGAGCTGGTCGTGGAGTGGATCCTGGCTAACATGGCCGGCGAGACCAAGAAGTCTGCCATCATAGCGCTGTTCaacgcggcctcggcggccggtgCCATCGTCGGCCCGTTGCTCTTCGGCCCGGCCGACGGCCCGCGGCCCGGAGTACCGCCGCGGACTGCGCGGCACCGTGGCCGTgttcgcggcgctgctcgtggtcgtgctgctgcaggtGGCCGTCTTGGCGCTGCTGAACGTGGCGCATGCCCGCATCGCCAACGGCAAGGACGGCCGCATCCACGCCCACTCAACGGAAGACCGGTACGTGGACATGCGGGCGCAACACGCGGACACCGTGGGCAGCCGGGCATTTGCCGGCCGGACGGAATGCGAGAACGACCAGTTCGTGTGCGCCTACTAGTCTAGTAAGCGGGCAACCACCCCAGTCGTGGCATCTGGGAGCCCGCCAGGGGCCGTTTGGGCGTGTGGCCCCCCTCCGAACCCGCACTCGCACCAAACCAGTCGCCTCCGCAGGATCGGGACTGGTCGGGGCTAGGCCGGGCCTAGGTCCGGACCCCGCCCGGCGCTGGGGACTGGCAAGCTGCCGCGCATGCCGGCTAAATGCGCGGTGGAGCTGCTCATTGCTCGCTTGCCCCTCACGTCCGCATATCTCGCCCTTTAGGTCGCTCGTATACATAATAGAAAGAAGCCTGAGATTCAATCTTGGGAGTGAGGGTTCCTTGACTTAGACGTTGCTTTCCTCTCCTCAGACACCCGACCAGTACCCTGTGACCCTGTGACTGACAGGCAGCCACGATGCCGCTGGTACGCAACCCGATCCTGCCGGGCTTCAACCCGGACCCGTCGGTGCTGCGGGTCGGCGAGGACTACTACATCGCGACATCGACGTTCGAGTGGTTCCCGGGCGTGCAGATCCACCACTCGCGCGACCTGGCCAACTGGGAGCTGGCGGCCCGCCCGCTGAGTCGCAAGAGCCAGCTGGACATGCGCGGCGACCCGGACAGCTGCGGCATCTGGGCGCCGTGCCTGACACACGACGGCGAGCGCTTCTGGCTCGTGTACACGGACGTCAAGCGCAAGGACGGCTCGTTCAAGGACGCGCACAACTACATCGTCAGCGCGCCGGCCATCGAGGGCCCCTGGTCGGACCCGGTGTACGCCAACTCGTCCGGCTTCGACCCGTCGCTGTtccacgacgacgacgggcgcAAGTGGTTCGTCAACATGCTGTGggaccaccgccgccgcccgcagctgttcgcgggcatcgcgctGCAGGAGTTCGAcccgcgcgccggccgcctcgtcggCCCGCGCAAGAACATCTTCCCGGGCACCGAGCTGGGGCTCGTCGAGGGCCCGCACCTGTACAAGCGCAACGGGTGGTACTACCTGCTgacggccgagggcggcacGGGCTACGAGCACGCGTGCACGCTGGCCCGGTCGCGCGACATCTGGGGCCCCTACGAGACGCACCCGCAGAAGCACATCCTCTCGTCCAAGGACCACCCGCACGCagcgctgcagcgcgccggccacggcgacaTCGTCGACACGCCCGACGGCCGCACGTACCTGGTGCACCTGACGGGCCGCCCGATCACACAGCTGCGCCGCTGCATTCTGGGCCGCGAGACGGCCATCCAGGAGGCCTGCTGGGGCGACGACGACTGGCTGTACGTCAAGAACGGGCCCGTGCCGAGCCTGTTCGTCGAcctgcccgccgcgcgcgacgACACCAAGTACTGGGCCGAGCGGCGCTACACGTTCGAGGCCGGCCTGCCCGCCGACTTCCAGTGGCTGCGCacgcccgagcccgagcgcAT is part of the Thermothielavioides terrestris NRRL 8126 chromosome 2, complete sequence genome and encodes:
- a CDS encoding glycoside hydrolase family 43 protein (CAZy_ID 269948) translates to MPLVRNPILPGFNPDPSVLRVGEDYYIATSTFEWFPGVQIHHSRDLANWELAARPLSRKSQLDMRGDPDSCGIWAPCLTHDGERFWLVYTDVKRKDGSFKDAHNYIVSAPAIEGPWSDPVYANSSGFDPSLFHDDDGRKWFVNMLWDHRRRPQLFAGIALQEFDPRAGRLVGPRKNIFPGTELGLVEGPHLYKRNGWYYLLTAEGGTGYEHACTLARSRDIWGPYETHPQKHILSSKDHPHAALQRAGHGDIVDTPDGRTYLVHLTGRPITQLRRCILGRETAIQEACWGDDDWLYVKNGPVPSLFVDLPAARDDTKYWAERRYTFEAGLPADFQWLRTPEPERIFRTGGDGRLTLIGREAVGSWFEQALVARRQTHFSIDAETVIDFSPSDERQFAGLTAYYCRFNFFYLTVTAHSDGQRELLIMASEASFPLGGLRFPLPAPAPIPNQGKVRLALSIRGRDLQFYYALEGEQELKKIGPVLDASIVSDECGGHQVHGSFTGAFVGVAASDLNGTAAEAHFDYFLYRPVHHESDRYEI